Below is a genomic region from Deltaproteobacteria bacterium CG2_30_66_27.
TCTCCGAGGTGACCCACGACCGGATCGTGGTGATGGCCGACACGGCGGAGCGTGCCGACGAGATCGACATGGAGCGCGCGCAGCGCGCCAGGGACCGCGCCGAGGCCCGCCTGAAAGAGCTGTCGCTGGACGACGAAGCGTACGCGAAGGCGTACGGAGAGCTACAGCGCGCGCTGGTGCGGATGGCGGCGGGCGGCGGGGAATAGTCCTCCCCAGGTTAGCGCAACACCGCCTTCACCTTCGGTTTTCCCTCTTCCACGCTCACGAGGAACTCCACCTT
It encodes:
- a CDS encoding ATP synthase F1 subunit epsilon, yielding MASTIRMELVTPERLVLSEEVDEVVLPGYEGEFGVLPGHTQFLAILNIGVMWYRKGSAINKLALGGGFSEVTHDRIVVMADTAERADEIDMERAQRARDRAEARLKELSLDDEAYAKAYGELQRALVRMAAGGGE